One region of Kytococcus sedentarius DSM 20547 genomic DNA includes:
- the clpS gene encoding ATP-dependent Clp protease adapter ClpS: MAEPLDPIPLSDPEGAVALADRAATDAPWYTLVWNDPVNLMSYVTFVLMDHFGYPQRTAEAMMMDIHTKGRCVVSTGSREAMEVDTKAMQEYGLWATLGQDS, translated from the coding sequence GTGGCTGAACCTCTTGACCCGATCCCGCTGTCCGACCCGGAGGGCGCGGTGGCGCTGGCGGACCGGGCGGCGACCGACGCGCCCTGGTACACGCTGGTGTGGAACGACCCGGTGAACCTCATGAGCTACGTGACCTTTGTGCTCATGGACCACTTCGGCTACCCGCAGCGCACGGCGGAGGCGATGATGATGGACATCCACACCAAGGGGCGGTGCGTGGTCTCAACCGGCAGCCGGGAGGCCATGGAGGTCGACACCAAGGCCATGCAGGAGTACGGCCTGTGGGCGACGCTGGGGCAGGACTCCTGA
- a CDS encoding DUF2017 family protein — protein sequence MARAFRWEGDAAVAHLDDVELGVLRESATAVVLLLGGIPGVDERVDPAAGGLRGGDRSDEAPAGEAEDQASVDARFEALTVGLHPSLPGQDDPGEPAAPGGLRRISPLDLLNQPGADPALHRLFPEAHPLHADIALEFADVAHAGIRRTKLTNLNALIAACDQAGETGVMALELDAARQVLAAMTDIRIVLADRLGIEEDGDAEQADARTAWLIRQAERGERLDEGEERDLQLGLHHGFLGWMQETLVEALMRR from the coding sequence ATGGCGCGCGCGTTCCGCTGGGAGGGTGATGCCGCCGTGGCCCACCTCGACGACGTGGAGCTGGGCGTCCTGCGTGAGAGCGCCACCGCGGTGGTCCTGCTGCTCGGGGGCATCCCGGGCGTGGACGAGCGGGTGGACCCCGCGGCCGGGGGGCTCCGGGGAGGGGACCGCTCGGACGAGGCGCCTGCCGGGGAGGCGGAGGACCAGGCGTCGGTCGACGCCCGCTTCGAGGCACTGACGGTGGGTCTGCACCCCTCGTTGCCGGGGCAGGACGATCCGGGAGAACCGGCGGCCCCGGGCGGGCTCCGCCGGATCTCGCCGCTGGACCTGCTCAACCAGCCCGGGGCCGACCCTGCGCTGCACCGCCTGTTCCCCGAGGCCCACCCCCTGCACGCGGACATCGCGCTGGAGTTCGCCGACGTGGCGCACGCAGGCATCCGCCGCACCAAGTTGACGAACCTGAACGCCCTCATCGCTGCGTGCGATCAGGCGGGGGAGACCGGCGTCATGGCCCTGGAGCTGGACGCTGCCCGGCAGGTGCTGGCCGCGATGACCGACATCCGCATCGTGCTGGCTGACCGGCTCGGGATCGAGGAGGACGGCGACGCCGAGCAGGCCGATGCCCGCACGGCGTGGTTGATCCGGCAGGCCGAGCGGGGCGAGCGCCTCGACGAGGGGGAGGAGCGCGACCTGCAGCTGGGCCTGCACCACGGCTTCCTGGGCTGGATGCAGGAGACGCTCGTCGAGGCGCTGATGCGCCGGTGA